From Flaviflexus ciconiae:
CCAGACGATGTTGCTCTGGAGCTGGTCGATGATGAGCATGTCGCAGCGAGTTGAACTTCCTTGGTGTAGGCACCTCCCAGGAGTGGCCATCCGTGGGAAGCAGTCGCCGTCACCGCCCCAAGATATGAGCTTAGGTGCCTTCGCGAGCGTATCTCCCGGCAGTAGAGTGGCCAAGGAAGATGCGTCGCCCTCTCTATGCTCGCTTGGCCAGAGAAGACAAGAATCGGTGTTGCGCGTGGAGGAGCGAATGGATAAAGATACGGTCGGTCAGGTCCTTGCGGAACTCAAGGCGCTCGAGGAACCAAAAATCCTCGCAGTCAATGCTCGGCACGGTGATGATCATGCGGTCAACCTGACGAAGCTAAGAGGCTTAGCCAAGAGACTGAAGAAGCAACCCGACTTGGCGCGAGAACTGTGGGCCACGGGTGACAGCGCGGCACGGCTCGTTGCGATTCTCGTGACCCGACCTAAGGAATACTCGGCCACTGAATACGATGAGATGCTTCGGGATGCTCGAACCCCGAAGGTGCGAGACTGGCTTCTCAACTACCTCATCAAGAAATCCCCGCATGCTGAAGAGCTCCGACTCCGCTGGTTCGAGGATAGCGACGTCGAGGTTGCCGCCGCCTACTGGGACCTGACCGCGGAACGGGTGGTGAAGAAACCCGAGGGTCTCGATCTCGATACGCTCCTCGACCTCATTGAGAGCGAGATGGGAGAGGCAGCCGAGCGGCTCCAGTGGACGATGAACACGTGCCTCGCCCAGATTGGCATCCACCATCCTGATTTCAGGGTGAGAGCCGTCGAGATAGGCGAACGCCTTGAAATCCTCAAGGACTATCCGACACCCCCGAACTGCACATCTCCCTACGCCCCGATCTGGATTAACGAGATCGTCAGCAGGCAGGAAGCCAAAGCCTGATCTCAAGCAGATCGACCCACACCCCATTAAAGGACCTGAAAACCAACGGCGCATCTGAAAGTTCTGGCTCATTAGAGTTGAGCAATTGGACGCTATTCGAATGACTGTTGGTAACAAAGATTGCAGGCAAGATTGAGGCGGGACCGGTCGGTCCCGCCTCAAGCGATGAAGACGTCAGTGACGCTGATGTGCGGCTAGCGCTCTACCTGGGAGTTCGCTTCCGTGATTGCGGCATCGGTCGATGCGGTGGCTCCCGTGTCCTTTGTGGGGCGTGCCCGGTAAAAGAGGGAAAGGAGGCCGCCGGAGATGTTGTGCCAGACAGAGAACACCGCGGCCGGCAGGGCCGACACGGGATCGAAGTACTGGCCTGCGAGGGTAGCTGCAAGACCGGAGTTCTGCATGCCGACCTCAACCGACATGGTGCGGGAGACGCGTTCGCTTCTCTTGAAGAGCTTGCCTGCACCGTAACCCAGCAAGTATCCAAGCCCGTTGTGGAGAACAACGACAAGGAGAACCAGCAGGCCCGCCTCAACAATGGAATCAGCGGAGCGTGACACGACTGCGATAACGACATAGGTGATGCCGAGGACGGAAACCCAAGGGAGGATCGGAAAGATCTTTGCGATCCACCTGCCCGCGAGCCAGCGAACAACAAGACCGCCGATAACGGGGACGAGAACCATCTTGACGATCGACATCGCCATGTCCGAAGCGGAGACCGGCAGGTAGTTATCGGCCAACCACAGCGTTAGAACCGGGGTGATGAGTGGGGCAAGCAGGGTCGAGATCGAGGTCATTGTGACGGACAGCGCCACATCGCCCTTCGACAGGTAGGTGATGACATTCGAACTGGTGCCACCCGGCGCGCATCCGACAAGAATGACGCCTACGGCAATCGCGGGATCAAGGTTGAAGACCCACGTCAGTGTTACGGCGATCAGCGGCATGATGACGTACTGGGCAATAAGGCCGAGCAGGACCGGGAGCGGGTGACGGAACACCATCGCAAAGTCCGGGACGGTGAGCGTGCGTCCCATGCCAAACATGATGATGCCAAGAGCAATGCTCGTGTGCCCCGTCCACGGCATTGCCGCTTCCGGCGCGAGGAACGCGAAAAGGAAACCCGCAATAATAATGATCGGGAAGACCGTCACGGCGAGCTTCGGTGAACGATCCTCAGATGTCTGTGCATTCTTGTCAGTGACTTCAGTCTTCGACTATTCCCAGTATCGGTCCAGCTAGTGGACTTCTCATCTCATCTTGTGGTCTCTTCAGCGGGGTATCGTGGCTAAAATCATGGGTTGAAAGGATGAACATGCTCCAACCCGGTCGTGTTACTCCAGGTTAACTGCGCGTCCTTGACTGCCTGTTTCGTATTCGAACGGGTGGTGTCGAACGGCCTTGGTGCGTCCACGTGCGGTCAAGTAGGCCGCCGGTCAGGGAGATCTTTCGCGCTCTCTTCATTGATAAGCGTGGCAGGAGAAAGCCGCAAGCCCCTCGTTCGGAATTCCGCCACAAATATCCCAAACCGGGACTTATGGGCCAGATGTAATGAATTCGGTATTTACAATGTGTTCATGAAGAGAACGTTTGCCCTTCTTGCCCTTGTGCCGTTTGCGTTGGTCGGCTGCTCCTCCGAGGATAACGCGCTGGAGTCGGATCCCCAGGTTCTCGAACAGGCCGGAGGTCTTTCCATGGAATCGCTGGGGCCATGGACGGGGTTGACATGGTCGACTACCTCGATCGGCTACCGAAGGCGGATCGGCCGCAGACCATCATCGCGTCCGTTCGCGCTAACGAGGTGCTCCTTGCCGACGCTGAGTCCGGTGACGAGAAGCTCGTTGACCTGCCGGATGATCAGTTCTATCTGTCCTTTGCGCCATACGTTTCACAAACGCACGACTGCTTCTACCATTCGCTGACGACCTGCGTCGGTGAGATCCAGAACGAGGACGTTGACGTCCAGATCGTCAGCTCTGACGGTGAGGTTCTCGTCGATGAAACGATGACGATGTACGACAACGGTTTCGTCGGAGTCTGGCTCCCCGCGGACATCGAGGCAACCCTGACTGTCGAGTATGATGGGAAGACCGGCACGGCCGAGATTGCCACGGGAGAGCAGGACCCCACCTGCCTCACGACGCTCCAAGTTTCGTAAGCGTGCCAGGGGCTTCGCCAACGACGGCGGGCCAGGCGACGGAGGGACGTTTATGAAGGCATCGGCCGAAGACCAGAACCTGCTCATCGACCTCTCCTCAATCGACGGGGACCTGCAAAGGCTCCGTCACAAGCTTGCCAACCTCCCGGTCTATGCCGAACTCACTGACGCCGAACACGCGCTCAAGGAGCACCGCAGCGCAGCGGCGGCGCGAGCTGCCCGAAAGGAACCCATCGAGGCCACCATTGCGGAGGCCGAAACCAAGGTGGAGCAACTAACAGCCGCGATCACGCGGAAGCAATCCCAGCTCGACTCTGGTGAAGGAATGGATTCGCGTCAGCTCATGGTCCTCCAGGGCGAAATCGACGGCTTCAAGGAATCCCGCGACGACGTTGAAATGAGCCAGCTAGAAGCAATGGAACAGCTGGAAGCAATCGAAGCCGACACCGCATCCGACAAAGCAGAAGACGAACGACTCGACGGGGCGCGCCTCGCACTCGTAAAGCGCAAGGATGACGAAGTCGCCGGGGTTGAGTCGGAAATTGCAGGAGTGCAGGAAAACCGTAGCGCCCTAGCCTCCCGCATAGCACCCCCGCTTGTTGAGGCCTACGAAGAATCCCGCATGCTGTCCGGAACCGGCGTGGTGATTATGCGGCCTGACGGAACGGTTGACGGTGGGCTCGACCTATCCCTCATTGAGATTGAACAAATCAAAGCCATGGCTGCCGACGAGGTCTATCTGACCGAAGACACCGGTGCAGTGGTGGTCCGCCAGGGGTAGTGCGGGTCAGAGTGCGTCGGCTTTAACCGGATTGCCCCGCAATTTTCGATCTACCCGCAGTTTTATTGCAGGAGTGGGTAGAGGTGGCGTGCCGGAATGATGGCACTGCCGGTATGTCGTCACGGGCTGCTTGTTTTCACGAGCTGTTTGTCGTTTCGTGCAGCAATTGCCAACCCCGCTGGGTGGCCGATTCAGAAACCGAACCGGGGATTGTCGAGGCCTCTTTCTCACCGAAAGCTAGGTGGATCTGTCGTTGCGGGAACTACGTTGCCTTGTTGTTGCCCGAACTAGGCGGCCTGCTCGCGGTCAACGACCGTGAGCGTGAGATTGCGGCCGGTTCCGCTGAGCTCGATAGCGTCGATCTCTGGCTGTTCGCTACCGAGATGTGCGAGATCGTCGGCCGTCGTCGGCACCGCCTGTGCGGTGAGTGCAAGCCTGGTAAAAAGACCCCGGTAGTACTTGGCGTTATGGGTGATGACCTTACGGATGCCATCCGTCTCTCGAACTGCACCAATCTTGACGTGAGTGGCGGAATCGGGGATCGACCATCCCGCGTAATCAGAGGATCGAGCGTCGATGACGAGCTGACCGTCGGCCCGCTCATCGAGGTGATGCCAGAGTTTTCGCCAGCGGGCCTTTGGGGTGCCGGCCGGAAGCTTCACTCCCATCTTCAACCGATACCTGGGGATGAGGTCCGTGGGGGAGGTGGCTCCGAACAGTCCCGAGAAGATCAGGACAGAATCGCCTGCCCTTGCCATCTCTTCCTCGCTGAGGCTCGAGAATTCTGCGGCCTGGTAGAGGACGCCGGTGTAAACCTCGTGGGCGGGTGCGCAGGGGAGCGAAGATAGGTGTTGCTGATCTTCCACCTCGCCGCGAACCGTTGCCCCAACACCGAGGACGTCGAGAGCATTATCGCCCGCGCTCACCGTTTCAAGTTCTCTCACGAGCTCGTGACGGAGGTCGGTGAAGGGCTGGATGCTGAGCAAATCGAGGTCGAGAGCAGGCCCAGTAGTGGGAGCTGTCTTACCCTCGGAGGGTGGTAGGGCGATAAGCACCCCTCCAGTCTAGTAATCGGTTCGAACTAGTGGGCCCGCAACCACTGTGAGATAGGGAAAGCCACGGGTGCGGGGAAGCTGGTTGCCAACACGGCATCCTCGGGGGAATCGCACGCGCTACGGTGCCCAGAATTAGCGGGACGCAGGGCTTGTCGCCCGCGAATGGGAGCGGGTGACAGCGGTTAAGGGGATGGTATTGATGGGCAGACCCTAGGCGTGGGGTACGACGATGGCTCGGCCGGAAAGCTCGCCGTTGACGAGCGCCGTGTAGGCGTCGATGGCCTGATCCATGTTGTACGGCGTGTACTGCGACTTGATCTTGCCCAGCTTGAACAGGGCAACAGCCTCGTGCAGATCCTCGATCGTTCCCCAGTATGTTGAGGTCAGATCAACCTCGTAGTGCGAGGTGTAGAAGCTCCACTCGTAGGGATGACCGGCGATGCCGGCGATTGAGCAACGGCCCTGGACAGCCGTGCAGTCCATTGCCGTCTTAATGGGGCTCTTCACAATTGAGTGTGTAGCGGGTGTTTTGCGCGTCGTGGCATGAAACGGGGTCGGGATCTTTCATGATTGGAATAACGACAAACCAATTGGAAAGACCCCGACATGGACAAGACTATCTTCACCGGCCCGGATTTGAATACTGTCTGCGGCCTGGATGGCATGGGCCTGACTGCTGTGGGACAGCATGTCACCCCTAAGGAAGCTGTCCTGGCATGCAAGGTGGTGCCAGATCCCCAAGAGGGCTGGTGTCGTGAATGTGGCGGGCCCGGGACACCGGCGGGTTCCCTGGTACGCCGGCTGGCACATATTCCCTACGGGAACCGCCCCACCACGCTCCACATACGCCTCCGGCGCTTCCGGTGCCCGGACTGCCACCGGGTATGGACCCAAGACCTCACCGCGGCGTGCGAACCCAGAGCTAAACTCTCCCGCGGAGCACTGCGCTGGGCCTTGATCGCCCTGGTGGTGTTGAAACAATCGGTCTCCAAGATTGCTGAGCAGTTAAACGTCGCCTGGAACACGGCCAACACCGCAATCCTGGACGAAGGCAAACGCCCCCTTATTGATGACCCCACCCGGTTTGACGGGGTACGCGTGTTAGGGGTCGATGAGCATGTGTGGCGTCATACTCGCCGTGGGGATAAGTACGTGACCGTGATCATCGATCTGACCCCGGTGTATGACGGTACCGGCACCGCACGCCTCCTGGACATGGTCGAAGGCAGGTCGAAAGCCGTGTTCAAAGACTGGCTACAATCTCGGCTCCAAGCATGGCGTGACCAGATCGAGGTTGTCGCGATGGATGGGTTTACCGGGTTTAAGACCGCCACCCAAGAAGAACTCAACGCCGTCGCGGTCTTGGATCCCTTCCACGTGGTCCGCTTAGGTGGGGACGCAGTGACCACAACTCGCCAACGTGTCCAACAAGAGCTCCATGGCCACCGAGGGAGGAAAGGTGAACCCCTGTACATGGCACGCCAAACCCTGCTCACCGGGGAGGGACTAGTAGTCGGAGAAAAACAGTCCATATAATTAGCGCGTGTCCAATATCTGGAAAGTTTTTTCACGGGACGTTACACGTTTGTTCCGAGTGCGGAAGGCATGGGTCGTCATTGTTGGCGTTATTTTTACGCCGGCACTGTACGCCTGGCTGAACATCAGCGCATTTTGGGACCCGTACTCGAATACAGGAAGTATTGAGGTTGCTGTCGTCAACTTGGACGAAGGTGCGTCATCCGAGCTCACTGGACCACTCGATGTCGGCGCGCTCGTGGTCGACGAGCTACATGCTAATGACCAGCTCGGCTGGCAATTTATGGCGGAGGACGATGCTCTTGAAGCTGTGAAGCGTGGTGATGTTTACGCCGCGATCGTCATTCCCAAAGATTTCAGTAGAAATCTTCTCAGCATCACGACTGGTGACTTCGTCCAGCCGCGCATCGAATACCACGTCAATGAGAAAGTGAGTGCGATTTCACCCAAGATTACGGACGTGGGGGCCTCTCAGCTCGACAGGCAGATCACCAGAGCCTTCTCGGAACAGGTTGCAGCTGCCGCTACCGAAGCTCTGAGAGACGTTGGATATTCGGCAGAAGCTCAGTTATTGGAAGCCCAGGGCAACACGTTAAGCGCAGTTGACGAGGCGGAATCAAATGTGTCGACCACGCGCGAGCGCCTCGGCACGCTGCAGTCTGATGTGCAGTCGTCGCGGGAAGGGTTGACTCTGGCGGGTAGTACGCTGACCGACGTCGATACGGTCTTGACTGATGTGCAGACAGCAGTGACTCAAGCCCAATCAATTGTTGCCAGCGTTCAGGACGAGGTTATTGCATTCGGCGACGCCGCGACGGATGCCTATCTAAATGGTACGGTACTTCTCGCAGAAGGAACGTCGGGCGCGAACATCGCAGTGACGGAAGTCGTCCAGTCTCTTGAGCAACTCAGCTCAAAGGCCGAAAGCGCAATCACCGATGTGTCGGAAGCCGTTGAGGCCAACGGTGTGGCGATAGAACGACTCCGTACCCTTCTTGAGAACGCCGATGCCGATTCCGCAGTAGCCCAGCGGATAGTGGAGCTGCTGGATGCTCTCGAGGACCGTAACGCGACAGATCAGCAGCTACTTTCAGACCTTCAGGCGCTCAATTCCAGTGCCGATGCTGTTGCGACTGCGATACAAGACACGGCGGGCCAGCTGGACAATCTCGCTCAGGATTCACAAAATGCGGCAGTCGAGATGCGCACCGTCTTGGAAGAGACACTACCGGGTCTCAATGAGTCAATGAGCGCGTTGACCACGAGCGCCGGTGCGTTCTCAGCGGCACTCGATGCCCAAAAGGATCAGCTCAGCCAAGCCCAACTACTCTTGACCGACATCGATGAACAGCTGGTCGCGACTTCAGGTGTTCTTGACAGGCTTGACGAAAACCTTGATCAAATCGACGATGGCATACAGACAACCCATAACGATCTTGTCGCGCTCAGCCAGGCGTCCATTTGGAGCGACCTCAGTTCATTGACGGGCCTGGACACGGAACAGATAGCTCAGTTTATTGCATCACCCGTCTCTATTGATGAGCACGTGGTGTTCCACGTGAACTCCTACGGTTCAGCGATGGCCGCCCTTTTCACCAATCTGTCCTTATGGATCGGCGCTTTTGTCCTCATGGTCATTTTCAAGCTCGAGGTGGATCCGGAGGGCGTTGACGGGCTGACTGTACGTCAGGCGTATTTTGGGCGGTTCCTACTTCTAGGAATGATCGCCGTGGCACAAGCCCTAGTCGTATGCATTGGTGACCTCATGATCGGGGTTCAGACGGTCAGCAGTATCGGTTTCGTCGCAACAGGCGTTTTCACAGCTTTGGCATATTTGAGCGTTATCTACGCTTTGTGCGTTGCCTTTGGCCACGTGGGAAGAGGTCTATGTATTCTCCTCGTCGTCATGCAAATTCCGGGCGCCTCCGGACTCTATCCGATCGAAATGATGCCTGGGTTCTTCCGAGATCTCTATCCATTCTTACCATTCACGTACGGCATTGACGCGATGAGGGAGACCATCGGCGGCCTCTACCAAGGCCACTATTGGTACTACATGGCGGCGCTAGCAGCTTTTGTTGCGGCCGGCGTCCTCCTTGGCCTCGTTCTGCGCCGTAGATTGGCGAATATCATCTTGATGTTTAACCGCCAGATCGGTGCGACAGACCTGTTCATTAGTGAGACAGTACACGTGAAGGGCTCCGGTTACAGACTCTCGGACATCGTCCACGCTCTCCAAAACCGACAGGAATACCACGAGGATGTCACTCGGAGGTCCGAGCAGTTCGCGCAACGTTATCCGATACTCCTTCGTGTAACACTGCTTACCGGCCTCCTTCTCACCATCATTCTGGCCGTTGCCGGTTGGCTGTATCCATCCGCCAATGCCACCCTGCTCGCCGCATGGCTTGTGGTCAGCCTCATCATAATTGGCGCCATCATCGCTATCGAATATGTCAAGGAGTCATTGGACCGTGCGGAGCAGATTGCGAATTTCGACGACTCTGTACTCAGCAGTGTTGCGCGGACTGATATCG
This genomic window contains:
- a CDS encoding DNA alkylation repair protein gives rise to the protein MDKDTVGQVLAELKALEEPKILAVNARHGDDHAVNLTKLRGLAKRLKKQPDLARELWATGDSAARLVAILVTRPKEYSATEYDEMLRDARTPKVRDWLLNYLIKKSPHAEELRLRWFEDSDVEVAAAYWDLTAERVVKKPEGLDLDTLLDLIESEMGEAAERLQWTMNTCLAQIGIHHPDFRVRAVEIGERLEILKDYPTPPNCTSPYAPIWINEIVSRQEAKA
- a CDS encoding bile acid:sodium symporter family protein, which encodes MTVFPIIIIAGFLFAFLAPEAAMPWTGHTSIALGIIMFGMGRTLTVPDFAMVFRHPLPVLLGLIAQYVIMPLIAVTLTWVFNLDPAIAVGVILVGCAPGGTSSNVITYLSKGDVALSVTMTSISTLLAPLITPVLTLWLADNYLPVSASDMAMSIVKMVLVPVIGGLVVRWLAGRWIAKIFPILPWVSVLGITYVVIAVVSRSADSIVEAGLLVLLVVVLHNGLGYLLGYGAGKLFKRSERVSRTMSVEVGMQNSGLAATLAGQYFDPVSALPAAVFSVWHNISGGLLSLFYRARPTKDTGATASTDAAITEANSQVER
- a CDS encoding CueP family metal-binding protein, coding for MDGVDMVDYLDRLPKADRPQTIIASVRANEVLLADAESGDEKLVDLPDDQFYLSFAPYVSQTHDCFYHSLTTCVGEIQNEDVDVQIVSSDGEVLVDETMTMYDNGFVGVWLPADIEATLTVEYDGKTGTAEIATGEQDPTCLTTLQVS
- a CDS encoding zinc ribbon domain-containing protein: MKASAEDQNLLIDLSSIDGDLQRLRHKLANLPVYAELTDAEHALKEHRSAAAARAARKEPIEATIAEAETKVEQLTAAITRKQSQLDSGEGMDSRQLMVLQGEIDGFKESRDDVEMSQLEAMEQLEAIEADTASDKAEDERLDGARLALVKRKDDEVAGVESEIAGVQENRSALASRIAPPLVEAYEESRMLSGTGVVIMRPDGTVDGGLDLSLIEIEQIKAMAADEVYLTEDTGAVVVRQG
- a CDS encoding YaaA family protein; translation: MLIALPPSEGKTAPTTGPALDLDLLSIQPFTDLRHELVRELETVSAGDNALDVLGVGATVRGEVEDQQHLSSLPCAPAHEVYTGVLYQAAEFSSLSEEEMARAGDSVLIFSGLFGATSPTDLIPRYRLKMGVKLPAGTPKARWRKLWHHLDERADGQLVIDARSSDYAGWSIPDSATHVKIGAVRETDGIRKVITHNAKYYRGLFTRLALTAQAVPTTADDLAHLGSEQPEIDAIELSGTGRNLTLTVVDREQAA
- a CDS encoding YhgE/Pip domain-containing protein, with protein sequence MSNIWKVFSRDVTRLFRVRKAWVVIVGVIFTPALYAWLNISAFWDPYSNTGSIEVAVVNLDEGASSELTGPLDVGALVVDELHANDQLGWQFMAEDDALEAVKRGDVYAAIVIPKDFSRNLLSITTGDFVQPRIEYHVNEKVSAISPKITDVGASQLDRQITRAFSEQVAAAATEALRDVGYSAEAQLLEAQGNTLSAVDEAESNVSTTRERLGTLQSDVQSSREGLTLAGSTLTDVDTVLTDVQTAVTQAQSIVASVQDEVIAFGDAATDAYLNGTVLLAEGTSGANIAVTEVVQSLEQLSSKAESAITDVSEAVEANGVAIERLRTLLENADADSAVAQRIVELLDALEDRNATDQQLLSDLQALNSSADAVATAIQDTAGQLDNLAQDSQNAAVEMRTVLEETLPGLNESMSALTTSAGAFSAALDAQKDQLSQAQLLLTDIDEQLVATSGVLDRLDENLDQIDDGIQTTHNDLVALSQASIWSDLSSLTGLDTEQIAQFIASPVSIDEHVVFHVNSYGSAMAALFTNLSLWIGAFVLMVIFKLEVDPEGVDGLTVRQAYFGRFLLLGMIAVAQALVVCIGDLMIGVQTVSSIGFVATGVFTALAYLSVIYALCVAFGHVGRGLCILLVVMQIPGASGLYPIEMMPGFFRDLYPFLPFTYGIDAMRETIGGLYQGHYWYYMAALAAFVAAGVLLGLVLRRRLANIILMFNRQIGATDLFISETVHVKGSGYRLSDIVHALQNRQEYHEDVTRRSEQFAQRYPILLRVTLLTGLLLTIILAVAGWLYPSANATLLAAWLVVSLIIIGAIIAIEYVKESLDRAEQIANFDDSVLSSVARTDIGKARSADGDGSDEAMVVALPTQQVLGAERERTEDVVSRTERADEAVTSGPEEPEGEATLSSETEDIRGGESTPVVESSELDNEENGVGQDGRSEVACVTDPDVSPVLEDENQLHEDANVAGHCSSGRHRADADTVGKQEENE